In a single window of the Arthrobacter sp. StoSoilA2 genome:
- the cysS gene encoding cysteine--tRNA ligase codes for MTLRFYDTASAEVRDFVPLEDGKASVYYCGATVQGMPHVGHVRSAIAFDQLTRWLEFRGHRVTVVRNVTDIDDKILAKSEQSFGPDWAAEPTARKDEEWWALAYRYEQEFENAYESLGVQRPTYEPRATGHIPEMHALIQRLIDRGHAYPALDDSGDVYFDVRSWSKYGSLTRQNIDDMQGAPDADPRGKRDPRDFALWKGYKDGEPVTAKWESPWGAGRPGWHLECSAMVTKYLGTRFDIHGGGLDLRFPHHENEMAQSQAAGDEFANFWMHNGMVTYEGEKMSKSIGNTVSPAEMLDLASPRVVRYYLGQAHYRSVLDYRPTSLQEAAAAVERIDGFIAKAAAKVGQQLSEPKSYAEDAQAAMPAAFIAAMDDDLNVPQALGVLHETVRAGNTALAAGDLGAVKDALSSVHAMTNVLGLDAVKRPEAVQSREHAALEILVEAQLEARAAARANKDWAASDAIRDTLAAAGVVVEDGAEGATWSLKRD; via the coding sequence GTGACCCTGCGCTTCTATGACACCGCCTCCGCCGAAGTCCGCGACTTCGTTCCCCTCGAAGATGGCAAGGCCAGCGTGTACTACTGCGGGGCTACCGTTCAGGGGATGCCCCACGTAGGGCACGTCAGGTCCGCAATCGCGTTTGACCAACTGACGCGCTGGCTCGAATTCCGTGGGCACCGCGTCACGGTAGTGCGCAACGTCACGGACATCGACGACAAAATCCTGGCCAAGTCCGAGCAATCCTTCGGTCCCGACTGGGCCGCCGAGCCGACAGCGCGGAAGGACGAGGAGTGGTGGGCTCTGGCTTACCGCTACGAGCAGGAATTCGAGAACGCCTACGAATCCCTCGGCGTCCAGCGCCCGACGTACGAGCCACGAGCCACCGGGCACATCCCGGAAATGCATGCGCTGATCCAGCGGCTGATCGACCGCGGCCATGCCTACCCCGCCCTGGACGACTCCGGAGACGTGTACTTCGACGTGCGCTCCTGGAGCAAATACGGATCGCTGACGCGGCAGAACATTGATGACATGCAAGGCGCCCCCGACGCCGACCCTCGCGGCAAGAGGGATCCGCGCGACTTCGCGCTGTGGAAGGGTTACAAAGACGGCGAACCCGTCACTGCCAAATGGGAGTCCCCCTGGGGAGCCGGACGCCCAGGGTGGCACCTCGAATGCTCCGCCATGGTCACCAAATACCTGGGCACGCGCTTCGACATCCATGGTGGGGGATTGGACCTCCGATTCCCGCACCACGAAAACGAGATGGCCCAGTCCCAGGCCGCAGGCGATGAATTCGCCAATTTCTGGATGCACAACGGCATGGTCACCTACGAGGGCGAAAAGATGTCCAAGTCCATCGGCAATACGGTGAGTCCTGCCGAGATGCTTGACCTGGCCTCGCCCCGCGTGGTCCGGTACTACCTTGGCCAGGCCCACTACCGATCCGTACTGGACTATCGACCCACATCGCTGCAGGAAGCAGCGGCCGCCGTCGAACGCATTGATGGCTTTATCGCCAAAGCCGCCGCGAAGGTGGGGCAGCAACTCAGTGAGCCGAAGAGCTACGCCGAGGATGCGCAGGCCGCGATGCCGGCCGCCTTCATCGCGGCCATGGATGATGACCTCAACGTCCCGCAGGCGCTCGGCGTCCTGCACGAGACCGTTCGGGCCGGCAACACAGCCCTGGCTGCCGGGGACCTGGGCGCCGTAAAAGACGCTCTCTCCAGCGTCCACGCCATGACAAATGTCCTTGGCCTGGACGCCGTGAAACGGCCGGAGGCCGTGCAGAGCCGCGAACACGCGGCACTGGAAATTTTGGTGGAAGCGCAGCTTGAGGCCCGCGCCGCAGCCAGGGCCAACAAGGACTGGGCCGCGTCCGACGCCATCCGCGACACCCTCGCGGCCGCCGGAGTCGTCGTCGAAGATGGTGCGGAAGGCGCTACCTGGAGCCTGAAACGCGACTGA
- the rlmB gene encoding 23S rRNA (guanosine(2251)-2'-O)-methyltransferase RlmB, which produces MANHGRPGAIRKSKKGPSTGTGGHGRKALEGKGPTPKAEDRTYHKAYKNKQLSERSAAKRGPARPGSGARSGPKGRATEELVTGRNSVVEALRAGIPAKALHVAIRIEMDDRVKESLKLAAERGIPLLETGKPELDRMTEDAVHQGLVLQIPPYEYEDAYDLAETTIAKWKKGHISNAPIFVALDGITDPRNLGAIIRSVSAFSGHGVIVPERRSVGVTASAWKTSAGAAVRVPVARASNLNNALKQFKNMGIYVLGLDGDGDVSLPDLTVATEPVCIVVGSEGKGLSRLVRENCDQIVSIPIDSAMESLNASMAVGISLYEVSRQRAS; this is translated from the coding sequence ATGGCCAACCACGGTCGCCCGGGTGCAATCCGCAAGAGCAAGAAGGGCCCCTCCACGGGTACCGGAGGCCACGGTCGCAAGGCCCTCGAAGGCAAGGGGCCCACCCCCAAGGCCGAGGACCGGACCTACCACAAGGCGTACAAGAACAAGCAGCTTTCCGAGCGTTCAGCCGCCAAGCGCGGTCCTGCGCGCCCGGGAAGCGGCGCCCGCTCCGGCCCCAAGGGCCGCGCAACTGAAGAGCTGGTCACCGGCCGCAACTCGGTTGTGGAAGCGCTGCGCGCCGGCATCCCTGCAAAGGCCCTGCATGTTGCCATCCGCATCGAAATGGATGACCGCGTCAAAGAGTCCCTCAAGCTTGCGGCAGAGCGCGGCATCCCGCTTCTGGAAACCGGCAAGCCCGAACTGGACCGCATGACCGAGGACGCAGTCCACCAAGGTCTCGTCCTGCAGATCCCGCCGTACGAGTACGAGGACGCCTACGACCTCGCAGAGACCACCATCGCCAAGTGGAAGAAGGGGCACATCTCCAACGCCCCGATCTTCGTTGCACTCGACGGCATCACCGATCCCCGCAACCTCGGTGCGATCATCCGTTCCGTCTCCGCGTTCAGCGGCCACGGTGTCATCGTTCCCGAGCGCCGGTCCGTCGGCGTCACGGCCTCCGCTTGGAAGACCAGCGCCGGTGCCGCAGTCCGCGTACCCGTGGCCCGCGCGTCGAACCTCAACAACGCGCTCAAGCAGTTCAAGAACATGGGCATCTACGTGCTCGGCCTGGACGGCGACGGCGACGTCTCGCTGCCCGACCTCACCGTAGCCACCGAGCCCGTCTGCATCGTAGTCGGGTCCGAAGGCAAGGGCCTCAGCCGCCTCGTGCGCGAAAACTGCGACCAGATCGTCTCGATTCCGATCGACTCCGCCATGGAATCGCTCAACGCATCCATGGCCGTGGGCATCTCGCTGTACGAGGTCTCGAGGCAGCGCGCAAGCTAA